The Leptospira yasudae DNA segment CCGAGTCTTTGGACAATCTGATCACGAAGATCATCGGAATCAAACTCGCCGAAAATCAATTGGACGAATGCGGACTGACCCTAGGAGATCTCGAAATCATCAAGGCTTCGTTTAAGGAAGTGTTGTTGTCCAGTCTTCATTCCAGACCGAAATATCCGAGCATGGAAGCCACGAAAGCATTAGAAAAAAAGAATGCTCTCAACGCCGCGAACGGCCATAAGAACTCGAAAACCGCGACGGGGAAAGGCAACTGACCGCGGATTCGATTTCCATTTCGAACGACTACGGAGTCATTTCCTGGTGGAACGAAGAGGAAGTCCTTTCCAACTGCGGAATTCTTTTTCGAAAGGAACTGGCCGATTCTCCCTGCGACTTAAGTCTGCTTTTGATAAGCGACATCGATATGCGAGAAATCAATCTTCTTCGTCGAGGCAAGGATAAGACGACCGACGTCCTTTCGTTTCCTCTCGAATTCGACGCGGCGCCTTTAAGCGCGGTTCTAACCGAAAGAAAAAACTCCGATCCGTCTTCGTTTCCCCCGATCGCGTTAGGCGAAATTGTGATCTCCGTCGATACTCTCCGCAGACAAGCCGCGGAAATCGGTCATTCCGAAAAGGATGAATTCTATCGTCTGCTCGTTCACGGTTTTTTACATCTTCTCGGATACGATCACGAACGGGGAGAGGAAGAGGAACGAATCATGAAAGAGAAGGAAGACGAATGTCTGGAAGCGCTTCTGGATCTTTAAAAAAGACGCGTGGGATCGTTTTGGAATCGAGGACGATCCTAGAAGGGGACGCGATCATCCGGCTTCTTCCCGAAGAAGGACAAGTGGAGAATTTCCGCATCCGCGGAATCCGAAAAAGCAAAACGAGACCGATCGCTTCGGTGGAACCCGGCTCGTTTTCGAGCGTGGATTATTACAACGCAAAGAATCGAGAAGTTCACAACGTGAAGGAGATTTCCCTCTTGAATCGTTTCGATCGAGCCAAGTCGGGTTATATCGGAATGGTCCTCGTTTCTTATCTTGTCGAACTTGCCTCCGCGTTTACACCGGACGGCGCCGAACATCCGGGGGAGTTTCGTCTTCTTTCCGGGGCTCTGGAAGAGTTGGAGGAGAACGGTCCCTCCGCGCTCATTCTCCCTTTTTTCAAACTGCGTCTGCTCGTTTCGGGAGGCTTTCTTTCCAAGGAACTTCTTTGTCATTCTTGCGGGACGGAGTTGAAGGAAATGACTTCGGTCACTCTTCAGACTTCTCCCTTGGAACTCGTCTGCGGGAATTGTCTGCATTCGGATCAGAACGATCTCGGTTTCGTGCAATGGATTCAGACTTTTCTGATGCTTCGTTTTAGGGATCTGAAGGAGAGAAAAATATCCGTTGAAACTCTTCTGGACCTCGACAGAATTTGCAATCGAATGCTCGAACCGATCCTGCATAAAAAACTGAAATCATCGACGACGCTTTACGAGGCGTTAGGGGAGAATCTTGGAAAACTTTCTTAAATCCATCCTCTTTTTGTTCTACTTTTTGATCCTTTTGTTTCTCGTGATTTTGGATATCCGCTGGGACCAAAAAACTCCGGTGCAAATTCCGGTCCGCGCGGAAAGAGAGGAAAGGGGAAAACGATCAATACTTGTTTCCATGATGGACTTCAAAAAAATGGTCTTTGAGGAATTGGAAATCAGTTGGGAAGTCTCCCGGAAGAAGAACGTATTCTACAGCTCCGAAAAAAAATAAGTTTTCCTTGAAAGGGAAATTGGGGGCTGCAAGGTTCCGGTGATTTTGCTGAATGTCCGGAAGGAAAGGATACGGCGATTTGCTTTTTACGGAATACTCGTCAGGTTCTTATGAAAGAAAATGAATGTAGCGGGTCGTTTCTAGTATGATCCAATGAATTGGTAAAATGTTTAGACAGGAATTAAAGTTTAAGAGAAGAGTCGTGTTGGAGTTCTTACATTTTGCCAAAAAATTTTCGGCTTTCAAAAATTCAATTTCTCTGATAGGGAGATTGAGCCGAGGTTTTCCCGCCACCTCTCCTCCACCACCCAAACCCGGGTGGGGCCGAACTTTTACAAAAAAATTGTCGTATCTCCTACAAATTCTATTCTTGAGATCAGAAAGGACTCGTTCCACTCGTATCGTTCTCGATGAATCTTCGGTAAATTTTAATGAAAGAAAATGAAACTCTAAAACAGATCGTATTAAAAGCCCTCGAGGACGGGGTTCGTGAATTGTCCAATTCGTTTCCGGACGTGGATTGGAATTCCCTTAAAATCAAGATCGAATATTCGCGAGAGGAAAAATTCGGGGATTACTCGACTTCGTTCGCATTAGAAAATTCTAAAATTCTAAAAAAGAATCCGGTGCAGGTTTCGGGAGATCTCGTCTCGATCCTTCAAAAAAGAACCGATCTTTTTGAGACGGTGGATTTTACTCCCCCCGGCTTCGTGAATTTCAGAATCGCTCCGTCGTTTTTGCTTCATTTTATCGAAACGTCCGTATTGTCCGGAAACTTTTTTCCGAAGGTCTTCGATCCTCTGAAAATCAATCTTGAATTCGTTTCGGCAAATCCTACCGGTCCGCTCAATATCGTTTCGGCAAGAGCGGCGGCCAACGGAGATGCGATGGCTTCCTTGTTGAAAGCGATCGGTCACAAGGTCGACAAGGAATTCTACATCAACGATTACGGGAATCAGGTTTTTCTTCTCGGAGTTTCGACTCTGGTTAGGATTCGCGAAATCAAGGGTGAAACCTCTTCGATTCAGGAACCCGAGGATCAGACTTCGATCGAAACGATTCTGGAAAAGAACATTCTTCCGTCCGAAGGATACAGGGGAGAATATATTAAGGATATTGCAAGTTCTCTTCTACAGGATTCGGAAAAGTCTCCTAAGATAGAAACCCTCCTCAAGGAAAAGAAATACCGCGAACTCGCGGAGCTTTGTTCCGCTTGGACCGTCGAAAGCAATCTGATCTGGCAAAGAAAGGATCTGGATGCGTTCGGAGTGGAATTCGACAATTACTTCAGCGAGAAAACGCTTCACGACGCAAACAAGGTTTTGTCCGTGATGAAGGATCTCGAAACATCCGGAAAAATCTTCGAAGAGGATGGTAAGAAGATTTTTCGATCCACCGAATACGGAGACGACAAGGATCGGGTCGTAGTAAGAGACGACGGAAGACCCACGTATCTTCTCGCTGACATCGCCTATCATAAAAATAAGATCGAAAGGGGATACGATCGTATCTTCGATATCTGGGGACCGGACCACCACGGTTATATTGCGAGACTCGCAGGTGCGGTTCAATCCCTCGGATACAAAAAGGAAAACTTCAAGGTCATCATCGCGCAACAGGTCAATCTTCTCGAATCGGGACAAAAAGTGAAGATGAGCAAACGCGCGGGTTCGTTCCAGACGATGAGCGATCTCATCGGATTTCTCGGTAAGAACGGAAGGGACGTCGGACGTTACTTTTTCGTAATGCGTTCCCTCGACGCTCCTCTCGATTTCGATCTCGATCTTGCAAAGGACGAATCGGATAAGAATCCCGTTTTTTATCTGCAATACGCGCACGCGAGAATCTGTTCGATCTTTCGCGAAGTCGGAAACGAAACTTCGAAAGAAGACGCTGCTTTATTAGAAATGTCTGATGAACGGAAGAGGCTTCTATTCTGGATCGCGCGGTTTCCGGAGGAAATTTTCGACGCAGCCAACGCGATGGAACCGCATCGGGTAACGAACTATCTACAGAGTTTCGCGAAAACCTTCACGAGTTTTTATTTAGGAAAGAACAATCGACTCAAAGAGGCTTCTCCGTCCGTTCGTCTGGGGCTTGCAAGAATCTGTCTCGCGGCTAAGAACGTTCTTTCCGAAGGACTGGCCTTGATCGGAGTTTCTGCTCCGGAACGGATGGACAAGGAAAGCTGATGAAGGCGCCGAAAATCGTCGTATTGTCCACCGGCTCAGAACTGACTTCGGGAAGAAGTCAGGATACGAATTCTTCCTGGATCGCGAACGAACTTTTCGGTTTGGGATTTACGGTTTCTAAGTTCCTCGTTTTGCCGGACGATCCGATTGCGTTGCAAGAGGAGATTTCCAAGCTCGCAAATGAATCCGCAAAGGATCAGCCCGTTTTGTTGGTGATGACCGGCGGTCTCGGCCCGACCGAAGACGATTACACGTTGGAAGTCGCCTGCAAACTCAATGGTGTAACTCCCGTTGAAAGCACGGTCGCCAAACAACGATTAGAGGCATTTTACAGACTGCGCGGAAGAAACTTTCAAGAAGCGATGCAAACCGCGCTCCGTCAGGTTTCGGTTCCCGAAGGCTCCGTCATTCTAAACAATACCGTGGGAATCGCCCCCGGCTTCATCATCGCGTTAGGAGAAAACGCAAAACTTTGTTGTATGCCCGGAGTTCCCGGAGAAATGACGGAAATGTTCCGCGACGAACTTGCTCCTTGGATCGCGAAAACTTTTTCCGCACAGGAACTTCATTCCGGATTTCGTTTTATTTGGTGGATGAGCGAATCCCTTTTTCAGAAAGAATTCATTTCCAAAGAAGAGACCGTGACGAGCGGAAAAGTCGTCTGGGGAGTCGCCGCAAAACGGGGATATATCCGAGTGAGTTTCCAATCCTCGGACCGCAATCTTGTCGAATCCTTACTTCAAAAGATCGATCAAGTATACGGAGCCAAATCGACTCCGGACGTTTTTGAAGAGCTGCCGAAAATTCTACTCGAG contains these protein-coding regions:
- the recO gene encoding DNA repair protein RecO, encoding MSGSASGSLKKTRGIVLESRTILEGDAIIRLLPEEGQVENFRIRGIRKSKTRPIASVEPGSFSSVDYYNAKNREVHNVKEISLLNRFDRAKSGYIGMVLVSYLVELASAFTPDGAEHPGEFRLLSGALEELEENGPSALILPFFKLRLLVSGGFLSKELLCHSCGTELKEMTSVTLQTSPLELVCGNCLHSDQNDLGFVQWIQTFLMLRFRDLKERKISVETLLDLDRICNRMLEPILHKKLKSSTTLYEALGENLGKLS
- a CDS encoding nicotinamide-nucleotide amidohydrolase family protein produces the protein MKAPKIVVLSTGSELTSGRSQDTNSSWIANELFGLGFTVSKFLVLPDDPIALQEEISKLANESAKDQPVLLVMTGGLGPTEDDYTLEVACKLNGVTPVESTVAKQRLEAFYRLRGRNFQEAMQTALRQVSVPEGSVILNNTVGIAPGFIIALGENAKLCCMPGVPGEMTEMFRDELAPWIAKTFSAQELHSGFRFIWWMSESLFQKEFISKEETVTSGKVVWGVAAKRGYIRVSFQSSDRNLVESLLQKIDQVYGAKSTPDVFEELPKILLEKKLTVGTAESCTGGLMAKTLTDRAGSSAYFYGSVVSYDNSVKAGVLGVKQETLDAFGAVSRETALEMAEGALKRLNTDLTVSITGIAGPGGGTPQKKVGLVYFGVARKNGTTQVHEHYFPFPRASFREYAAFTGIYLLYNLLKEKP
- the ybeY gene encoding rRNA maturation RNase YbeY, which codes for MADSPCDLSLLLISDIDMREINLLRRGKDKTTDVLSFPLEFDAAPLSAVLTERKNSDPSSFPPIALGEIVISVDTLRRQAAEIGHSEKDEFYRLLVHGFLHLLGYDHERGEEEERIMKEKEDECLEALLDL
- the argS gene encoding arginine--tRNA ligase produces the protein MKENETLKQIVLKALEDGVRELSNSFPDVDWNSLKIKIEYSREEKFGDYSTSFALENSKILKKNPVQVSGDLVSILQKRTDLFETVDFTPPGFVNFRIAPSFLLHFIETSVLSGNFFPKVFDPLKINLEFVSANPTGPLNIVSARAAANGDAMASLLKAIGHKVDKEFYINDYGNQVFLLGVSTLVRIREIKGETSSIQEPEDQTSIETILEKNILPSEGYRGEYIKDIASSLLQDSEKSPKIETLLKEKKYRELAELCSAWTVESNLIWQRKDLDAFGVEFDNYFSEKTLHDANKVLSVMKDLETSGKIFEEDGKKIFRSTEYGDDKDRVVVRDDGRPTYLLADIAYHKNKIERGYDRIFDIWGPDHHGYIARLAGAVQSLGYKKENFKVIIAQQVNLLESGQKVKMSKRAGSFQTMSDLIGFLGKNGRDVGRYFFVMRSLDAPLDFDLDLAKDESDKNPVFYLQYAHARICSIFREVGNETSKEDAALLEMSDERKRLLFWIARFPEEIFDAANAMEPHRVTNYLQSFAKTFTSFYLGKNNRLKEASPSVRLGLARICLAAKNVLSEGLALIGVSAPERMDKES